The following are encoded together in the Populus trichocarpa isolate Nisqually-1 chromosome 5, P.trichocarpa_v4.1, whole genome shotgun sequence genome:
- the LOC7489780 gene encoding inositol-tetrakisphosphate 1-kinase 3, whose translation MGLQGQIIPYKNGEKEEDDDERAGKEISPFPPPPLHSKFAVVGYALTSKKIKSFLKPKLEGLARNKGILFVAIDQNRPLSDQGPFDIVLHKLTGKEWRQILEDYRRTHPEVTVLDPPDAIQHLHNRQSMLQCVADMNLSNSYGKVGIPKQIVIKKDASSIPGAVAKAGLMLPIVAKPLVADGSAKSHELSLAYDQQSLQKLEPPLVLQEFVNHGGVMFKVYIVGETIKVVRRFSLPDVCKRELSNIAGVFRFPRVSCAAASADNADLDPGVAELPPRPLLEKLARELCRRLGLRLFNLDIIREHGTRDRFYVIDINYFPGYGKMPEYEHIFTDFLLSLVQNQYKKKST comes from the exons ATGGGGTTGCAAGGACAGATAATACCGTATAAAAacggagaaaaagaagaagacgacgATGAAAGGGCAGGAAAGGAGATATCACcgtttcctcctcctcctcttcataGCAAATTCGCTGTTGTTGGTTATGCTCTCACCTCCAAGAAAATTAAGAGCTTTTTGAAGCCCAAGCTCGAAGGTTTGGCTAG GAATAAGGGGATTTTGTTTGTTGCAATTGATCAAAACAGGCCACTTTCAGATCAAGGTCCTTTTGACATTGTGTTGCAcaag CTAACTGGAAAGGAGTGGCGACAGATTCTTGAG GATTACAGACGGACACATCCAGAAGTCACTGTCCTTGATCCTCCTGATGCTATACAACATTTACATAATCGGCAGTCTATGCTCCAGTGTGTCGCTGATATGAATTTGTCCAACTCGTATG GGAAAGTAGGTATCCCTAAACAAATAGTTATTAAAAAGGATGCATCATCTATCCCTGGTGCAGTTGCAAAAGCTGGGCTGATGTTACCCATCG TTGCAAAGCCACTGGTTGCAGACGGAAGTGCAAAATCACATGAACTATCACTTGCCTATGATCAACAATCACTTCAGAAACTTGAACCTCCACTTGTTCTTCAGGAGTTTGTCAACCATG GGGGTGTTATGTTTAAAGTTTATATTGTTGGGGAGACCATTAAGGTGGTGAGGCGTTTCTCATTACCTGATGTCTGTAAACGAGAGCTTTCGAACATTGCTGGTGTGTTCCGTTTTCCACGTGTTTCTTGTGCTGCCGCTTCTGCAGACAATGCTGATTTGGACCCTGGTGTTGCTG AGCTTCCTCCACGACCATTGCTTGAGAAACTTGCAAGGGAACTTTGTCGTCGACTG GGTCTCCGGTTGTTCAATCTTGATATTATCCGAGAGCATGGGACCAGAGATCGATTTTATGTCATTGACATTAACTACTTCCCAG GTTACGGGAAAATGCCAGAGTACGAGCATATATTTACGGATTTCCTTCTGAGCCTTGTACAGAatcaatacaagaaaaaatccACCTAG